A stretch of the Glandiceps talaboti chromosome 23, keGlaTala1.1, whole genome shotgun sequence genome encodes the following:
- the LOC144452635 gene encoding EF-hand calcium-binding domain-containing protein 6-like isoform X2 has protein sequence MTQVLKLTQDPMSLRPNTSGVVFTPKQILKTSGPNVRPSTAGRSRDGRRTPLTRASLPSSLSTYTANANLSIIEIEHILRNKIQQNYYDLKQAFQNYDIDQSLSITKGELRRVLETFMLPFTAEQFDAVMAKVTINPNGTVNYCQFLDRYGQGGAAMKETKWTSSGHRYQYTRSPQEMGIDHMERLLKERIAASLKNVIKALRLFDYNRDGRIQRHEMRKVLENYCFRMTDNQFERLWARYDFNHTGVINYNEFLRRLGIYVQKHDKVQPDSTKLAMNWAQVQEDRNKQVEKLAVVNRTDDVVKGLNFAQIEKELRKRLKENYVNLKKAFMAFDYKRDGFISLDDLKTVLINFTLPMSDQLFSQLMERFGFKASHKIPWEHFLEKFQDPRIEGNGQTIPIKWNHKVNPIRETDKELKANDILGLLYKHVVNMYPSLKQAFLSFDDNRDGRITKSELRKILETFTIRMTDTQFKELVEKLDPYHDNFIDYHQFLDLFEARETDEGHKWLISEHRYNDQPKPAVMAWETVEDILREKITEYWKSVSAAFVAVDPEKTGKISKVHLKRILDKHVLPVSDDHFEKMCGQCSGAGDGKVIFAEFLEKLGVDVSPGDLYGTSTLIHYSSELTEAQRQADIDQRLQQVQYNALERTNQMTANEVIVKLKDRMSQHNSAIRDSFLQYCTNGKRSLSKKEFRQVLQSFGMYMTDEQFNDLVGKLGFNKGKLTYSDFVNSFEDPRAGGPGEEIQRVPNHRYTKLEMQTLTATEVQSLLKDKMRESFSDLRSTFYKLDDDHNGLISRDDFRRLLDSFMFNMTDEEFTKLMAKMGMGRRTKINYKEFLDKFQSLDTEEGHPWLNSMHRYNETKNPTEMAADQVHDILVAKAQRNYSDLAKAFRSVDKRGVGVIRKRELRELLFTFMLPMTKKEFDILWRRYDPDSRGFIDHRHFLAMMGLGMAFAPGDDEGTSRRIIEDSYQTLDAHHQNQLDKQRAITMNQAKSAQYLSSDQLIQQLKDRFRDHYATFQDAFQKADKMKAGKISVGELQKILIDLNYLVDDETFFEFLEKIGIPSTRTKLSYEQFLSAFDEAQEPKYKKKNLPEVTVESFSTLTPEKALKKLRRLVSSDKDILHAAFNSFDREHRGRLSAGEFRRILDHFCFKLTDKQFKMLMTKVKVSSDLAIDWVQFLDDFSSDERTVAANWLESVQKVSKELSPRPMSLEEIIGKLQEVVSARVYNFAERFSEIDYARIGVIAKEDFREVLQENAFRLHDEQFECLWELLDVNEFGNLDYKKFLKKFSKVESNVNGNLYPQPPGTAMSRPMTISPPRTGQSRYGSRMSDLFGRRSMTPMVNAENIERKLKDKIYKYWQDIQKLCRLKDEDGAGEIDILDFRDVMEQFHLYLPVDEFRQLMMKFDLKENGKFNYNGFLRHFVLHLKPIQEDENEQTDRLLNRKKIHPTKMMMKAGDESESLMQAMLRIRECVLQNWKDMRRSFRGIDTTAVGIVSPLEFRNILRHYSINLSEDEFFHLMTFYDKDMSGKISYNDFLRAYLKQ, from the exons CTTCCTTGCCATCATCACTGAGTACGTACACTGCCAACGCTAATCTAAGTATTATTGAAATTGAACATATACTACggaataaaatacaacaaaactaCTATGATCTCAAACAG GCATTTCAGAATTATGATATTGACCAGAGTTTGTCAATCACAAAGGGTGAGCTACGACGTGTTTTGGAAACGTTCATGTTACCTTTCACAGCAGAACAGTTTGATGCTGTGATGGCTAAGGTGACTATCAACCCTAATGGAACTGTCAACTACTGTCAATTCTTAGATAGATATGGACAGGGTGGTGCTGCtatgaaagaaacaaaatggACGAGTTCTGGACATAG GTACCAGTACACCAGGTCACCACAGGAAATGGGAATAGACCACATGGAAAGACTACTCAAAGAACGGATAGCTGCTAGCTTGAAAAACGTCATCAAAGCATTGcgattatttgactacaatagAGACGGGAGAATTCAGAGACATGAAATGAGGAAAGTCTTGGAAAATTACTGTTTCCGAATGACGGATAACCAGTTTGAAAGACTGTGGGCGCGGTATGATTTTAACCACACTGGTGTCATCAATTATAATGAATTTCTGAGGAGACTGGGAATCTATGTCCAGAAACACGACAAAGTTCAACCAGATTCAACTAAATTAG CTATGAATTGGGCCCAGGTGCAAGAAGATAGGAATAAACAGGTGGAAAAGTTAGCAGTGGTTAATAGAACAGATGACGTGGTCAAAGGATTGAATTTTGCTCAAATTGAAAAGGAACTCAGAAAACGG CTTAAGgagaattatgtaaatttgaagaAAGCATTTATGGCGTTTGATTACAAGAGAGATGGATTTATCTCATTGGATGATTTAAAGACTGTTCTCATTAATTTTACGTTACCAATGTCAGATCAGTTATTCTCTCAACTCATGGAAAG GTTTGGCTTCAAAGCATCTCATAAGATTCCTTGGGAACACTTCTTAGAAAAATTCCAAGATCCAAGAATTGAAGGCAATGGACAAACTATTCCAATTAAATGGAATCACAA AGTGAATCCAATCCGAGAGACAGACAAGGAACTCAAGGCTAATGATATTTTAGGATTACTTTACAAACATGTTGTCAATATGTATCCATCTTTAAAACAAGCCTTTCTCTCATTTGATGAT AACCGTGATGGTAGAATAACAAAGAGCGAGCTACGTAAGATTCTTGAGACGTTTACGATTCGTATGACAGACACACAGTTCAAGGAATTAGTGGAGAAATTAGATCCATATCATGATAACTTTATTGATTATCATCAATTCTTAGATCTCTTTGAAGCCAGAGAAACTGAT GAGGGACATAAATGGTTGATATCAGAACATCGTTACAATGACCAACCTAAACCTGCAGTGATGGCATGGGAAACTGTTGAAGACATCTTACGAGAGAAAATCACTGAGTACTGGAAATCCGTCAGTGCTGCATTTGTAGCAGTTGATCCTGAGAAAACTGGCAAGATATCCAAAGTACATTTGAAAAGAATTCTAGATAAACATGTACTACCAGTCTCTGATGATCACTTTGAAAA AATGTGTGGTCAGTGTAGTGGTGCAGGAGATGGTAAAGTTATATTTGCTGAGTTTCTAGAGAAGCTTGGAGTTGATGTCTCTCCTGGTGATTTGTATGGTACTAGTACCTTGATCCATTACAGCAGTGAATTAACAGAGGCACAGAGACAAGCTGATATAGACCAAAG ATTACAGCAAGTTCAATACAATGCCTTAGAGAGAACCAATCAGATGACGGCTAATGAAGTGATTGTGAAGCTGAAAGACAGAATGTCACAACATAACTCTGCAATTAGAGATAGTTTCCTACAATATTGTACCAATGGTAAACGCTCATTATCCAAAAAAGAATTTAGACAG GTTCTCCAATCATTTGGCATGTACATGACAGATGAACAGTTCAATGACCTTGTTGGCAAGCTAGGTTTTAACAAAGGAAAACTGACATACAGTGACTTTGTGAACAGTTTTGAGGATCCTCGTGCTGGTGGACCAGGGGAGGAAATACAACGTGTACCAAATCATCGATACACTAAACTAGAAATGCAGACATTGACTGCTACTGAAGTACAAAGTTTACTCAAAGACAAAATGAGGGAGAGCTTCTCT gaCTTAAGATCAACATTTTATAAATTAGACGATGATCATAACGGACTTATCAGTCGTGATGACTTCCGACGTCTTCTGGATTCATTCATGTTTAATATGACAGATGAAGAATTTACAAAACTGATGGCAAAGATGGGAATGGGAAGGAGAACTAAAATCAACTACAAGGAATTCCTGGATAAATTCCAAAGTCTGGATACGGAAGAAGGACATCCATGGTTAAATTCTATGCACAg ATATAACGAAACTAAAAACCCAACAGAGATGGCAGCTGATCAAGTCCATGACATCCTTGTAGCAAAGGCGCAGAGGAACTATTCCGACTTAGCCAAGGCATTCCGGAGTGTAGACAAACGTGGAGTGGGGGTCATCAGGAAGAGGGAATTAAGAGAACTCCTCTTTACATTCATGCTACCGATGACAAAGAAAGAGTTCGATATATTGTGGAGGAG ATATGACCCAGATAGTCGTGGATTTATTGATCACCGACACTTCCTCGCAATGATGGGACTCGGCATGGCATTTGCACCTGGTGACGATGAAGGAACCAGTCGACGAATCATAGAAGATAGTTACCAAACGCTGGACGCACATCATCAGAATCAACTCGACAAACAACGTGCTATCACAATGAACCAAGCCAAGTCAGCCCAGTATCTGTCTTCCGATCAGTTGATTCAGCAATTGAAGGATAGATTCCGGGATCACTATGCTACATTCCAGGATGCTTTCCAGAAAGCGGATAAGATGAAAGCAGGAAAGATCTCCGTTGGAGAACTCcagaaaatattgattgatCTTAACTATCTTGTAGACGATGAAACTTTCTTTGAGTTTTTAGAAAA GATTGGAATACCAAGCACACGAACTAAACTATCGTATGAACAGTTCCTGTCAGCATTCGATGAAGCACAAGAACCAAAATACAAGAAGAAAAATTTACCAGAAGTGACCGTTGAATCGTTCTCCACGCTGACTCCAGAGAAAGCCTTGAAGAAACTAAGGCGACTAGTTAGCAGTGACAAAGACATTCTACATGCT GCATTCAACTCTTTTGATCGTGAACACAGAGGGCGCCTTTCAGCTGGTGAATTCCGTCGTATCTTGGACCACTTCTGCTTCAAACTAACAGACAAGCAATTCAAAATGTTGATGACAAAAGTTAAAGTGTCTTCAGACCTTGCCATTGATTGGGTTCAGTTCTTGGACGACTTTAGTAGTGATGAAAGAACA GTTGCTGCAAATTGGTTGGAGTCTGTACAGAAAGTGTCGAAGGAGCTGTCACCAAGACCAATGTCACTTGAAGAAATTATTGGCAAACTGCAGGAAGTGGTTTCAGCTAGGGTTTACAACTTTGCTGAACGGTTCTCAGAAATTGACTATGCAAGAATCGGTGTCATAGCCAAGGAAGACTTCAGAGAAGTTTTACAGGAAAACGCTTTCAGATTACACGATGAACAG tTTGAATGTTTGTGGGAGCTCTTAGATGTCAATGAGTTTGGTAACCTTGATTATAAGAAGTTCTTAAAGAAATTCTCCAAAGTTGAAAGCAATGTCAATGGTAATCTGTATCCACAACCACCTGGTACAGCGATGTCTCGTCCAATGACAATAAGCCCACCAAGGACAGGACAGAGTAGATATGGCAGTCGAATG TCTGATTTGTTTGGCCGTCGTTCCATGACACCAATGGTGAATGCAGAGAACATAGAACGTAAACTCAAAGATAAGATTTATAAATATTGGCAAGATATTCAGAAATTATGCCGACTCAAGGACGAAGATGGAGCTGGTGAAATTGATATACTGGATTTTAGAG aTGTGATGGAACAGTTTCACCTTTACTTGCCAGTTGATGAATTCCGACAACTCATGATGAAATTTGATCTCAAAGAGAACGGAAA ATTTAACTACAATGGTTTCCTACGTCATTTTGTGCTTCACCTAAAACCTATCCAAGAAGACGAAAACGAACAGACCGACAGACTATTGAACCGTAAAAAGATTCATCCGACAAAAATGATG ATGAAAGCTGGTGATGAGAGTGAGAGTCTAATGCAAGCCATGTTGAGAATCCGGGAATGCGTACTCCAAAACTGGAAAGACATGAGACGCTCATTCCGAGGAATCGATACGACCGCTGTCGGAATAGTATCTCCACTAGAATTCCGTAATATTCTCCGGCATTACAGTATCAACCTCTCGGAAGACGAATTCTTCCATCTTATGACATTCTACGACAAAGACATGTCTGGaaaaatatcatataatgaCTTCCTTAGAGCCTACCTGAAACAGTAG
- the LOC144452635 gene encoding EF-hand calcium-binding domain-containing protein 6-like isoform X1, giving the protein MTQVLKLTQDPMSLRPNTSGVVFTPKQILKTSGPNVRPSTAGRSRDGRRTPLTRASLPSSLSTYTANANLSIIEIEHILRNKIQQNYYDLKQAFQNYDIDQSLSITKGELRRVLETFMLPFTAEQFDAVMAKVTINPNGTVNYCQFLDRYGQGGAAMKETKWTSSGHRYQYTRSPQEMGIDHMERLLKERIAASLKNVIKALRLFDYNRDGRIQRHEMRKVLENYCFRMTDNQFERLWARYDFNHTGVINYNEFLRRLGIYVQKHDKVQPDSTKLVPNSADKEDAMNWAQVQEDRNKQVEKLAVVNRTDDVVKGLNFAQIEKELRKRLKENYVNLKKAFMAFDYKRDGFISLDDLKTVLINFTLPMSDQLFSQLMERFGFKASHKIPWEHFLEKFQDPRIEGNGQTIPIKWNHKVNPIRETDKELKANDILGLLYKHVVNMYPSLKQAFLSFDDNRDGRITKSELRKILETFTIRMTDTQFKELVEKLDPYHDNFIDYHQFLDLFEARETDEGHKWLISEHRYNDQPKPAVMAWETVEDILREKITEYWKSVSAAFVAVDPEKTGKISKVHLKRILDKHVLPVSDDHFEKMCGQCSGAGDGKVIFAEFLEKLGVDVSPGDLYGTSTLIHYSSELTEAQRQADIDQRLQQVQYNALERTNQMTANEVIVKLKDRMSQHNSAIRDSFLQYCTNGKRSLSKKEFRQVLQSFGMYMTDEQFNDLVGKLGFNKGKLTYSDFVNSFEDPRAGGPGEEIQRVPNHRYTKLEMQTLTATEVQSLLKDKMRESFSDLRSTFYKLDDDHNGLISRDDFRRLLDSFMFNMTDEEFTKLMAKMGMGRRTKINYKEFLDKFQSLDTEEGHPWLNSMHRYNETKNPTEMAADQVHDILVAKAQRNYSDLAKAFRSVDKRGVGVIRKRELRELLFTFMLPMTKKEFDILWRRYDPDSRGFIDHRHFLAMMGLGMAFAPGDDEGTSRRIIEDSYQTLDAHHQNQLDKQRAITMNQAKSAQYLSSDQLIQQLKDRFRDHYATFQDAFQKADKMKAGKISVGELQKILIDLNYLVDDETFFEFLEKIGIPSTRTKLSYEQFLSAFDEAQEPKYKKKNLPEVTVESFSTLTPEKALKKLRRLVSSDKDILHAAFNSFDREHRGRLSAGEFRRILDHFCFKLTDKQFKMLMTKVKVSSDLAIDWVQFLDDFSSDERTVAANWLESVQKVSKELSPRPMSLEEIIGKLQEVVSARVYNFAERFSEIDYARIGVIAKEDFREVLQENAFRLHDEQFECLWELLDVNEFGNLDYKKFLKKFSKVESNVNGNLYPQPPGTAMSRPMTISPPRTGQSRYGSRMSDLFGRRSMTPMVNAENIERKLKDKIYKYWQDIQKLCRLKDEDGAGEIDILDFRDVMEQFHLYLPVDEFRQLMMKFDLKENGKFNYNGFLRHFVLHLKPIQEDENEQTDRLLNRKKIHPTKMMMKAGDESESLMQAMLRIRECVLQNWKDMRRSFRGIDTTAVGIVSPLEFRNILRHYSINLSEDEFFHLMTFYDKDMSGKISYNDFLRAYLKQ; this is encoded by the exons CTTCCTTGCCATCATCACTGAGTACGTACACTGCCAACGCTAATCTAAGTATTATTGAAATTGAACATATACTACggaataaaatacaacaaaactaCTATGATCTCAAACAG GCATTTCAGAATTATGATATTGACCAGAGTTTGTCAATCACAAAGGGTGAGCTACGACGTGTTTTGGAAACGTTCATGTTACCTTTCACAGCAGAACAGTTTGATGCTGTGATGGCTAAGGTGACTATCAACCCTAATGGAACTGTCAACTACTGTCAATTCTTAGATAGATATGGACAGGGTGGTGCTGCtatgaaagaaacaaaatggACGAGTTCTGGACATAG GTACCAGTACACCAGGTCACCACAGGAAATGGGAATAGACCACATGGAAAGACTACTCAAAGAACGGATAGCTGCTAGCTTGAAAAACGTCATCAAAGCATTGcgattatttgactacaatagAGACGGGAGAATTCAGAGACATGAAATGAGGAAAGTCTTGGAAAATTACTGTTTCCGAATGACGGATAACCAGTTTGAAAGACTGTGGGCGCGGTATGATTTTAACCACACTGGTGTCATCAATTATAATGAATTTCTGAGGAGACTGGGAATCTATGTCCAGAAACACGACAAAGTTCAACCAGATTCAACTAAATTAG tCCCTAACAGTGCTGACAAAGAGGACG CTATGAATTGGGCCCAGGTGCAAGAAGATAGGAATAAACAGGTGGAAAAGTTAGCAGTGGTTAATAGAACAGATGACGTGGTCAAAGGATTGAATTTTGCTCAAATTGAAAAGGAACTCAGAAAACGG CTTAAGgagaattatgtaaatttgaagaAAGCATTTATGGCGTTTGATTACAAGAGAGATGGATTTATCTCATTGGATGATTTAAAGACTGTTCTCATTAATTTTACGTTACCAATGTCAGATCAGTTATTCTCTCAACTCATGGAAAG GTTTGGCTTCAAAGCATCTCATAAGATTCCTTGGGAACACTTCTTAGAAAAATTCCAAGATCCAAGAATTGAAGGCAATGGACAAACTATTCCAATTAAATGGAATCACAA AGTGAATCCAATCCGAGAGACAGACAAGGAACTCAAGGCTAATGATATTTTAGGATTACTTTACAAACATGTTGTCAATATGTATCCATCTTTAAAACAAGCCTTTCTCTCATTTGATGAT AACCGTGATGGTAGAATAACAAAGAGCGAGCTACGTAAGATTCTTGAGACGTTTACGATTCGTATGACAGACACACAGTTCAAGGAATTAGTGGAGAAATTAGATCCATATCATGATAACTTTATTGATTATCATCAATTCTTAGATCTCTTTGAAGCCAGAGAAACTGAT GAGGGACATAAATGGTTGATATCAGAACATCGTTACAATGACCAACCTAAACCTGCAGTGATGGCATGGGAAACTGTTGAAGACATCTTACGAGAGAAAATCACTGAGTACTGGAAATCCGTCAGTGCTGCATTTGTAGCAGTTGATCCTGAGAAAACTGGCAAGATATCCAAAGTACATTTGAAAAGAATTCTAGATAAACATGTACTACCAGTCTCTGATGATCACTTTGAAAA AATGTGTGGTCAGTGTAGTGGTGCAGGAGATGGTAAAGTTATATTTGCTGAGTTTCTAGAGAAGCTTGGAGTTGATGTCTCTCCTGGTGATTTGTATGGTACTAGTACCTTGATCCATTACAGCAGTGAATTAACAGAGGCACAGAGACAAGCTGATATAGACCAAAG ATTACAGCAAGTTCAATACAATGCCTTAGAGAGAACCAATCAGATGACGGCTAATGAAGTGATTGTGAAGCTGAAAGACAGAATGTCACAACATAACTCTGCAATTAGAGATAGTTTCCTACAATATTGTACCAATGGTAAACGCTCATTATCCAAAAAAGAATTTAGACAG GTTCTCCAATCATTTGGCATGTACATGACAGATGAACAGTTCAATGACCTTGTTGGCAAGCTAGGTTTTAACAAAGGAAAACTGACATACAGTGACTTTGTGAACAGTTTTGAGGATCCTCGTGCTGGTGGACCAGGGGAGGAAATACAACGTGTACCAAATCATCGATACACTAAACTAGAAATGCAGACATTGACTGCTACTGAAGTACAAAGTTTACTCAAAGACAAAATGAGGGAGAGCTTCTCT gaCTTAAGATCAACATTTTATAAATTAGACGATGATCATAACGGACTTATCAGTCGTGATGACTTCCGACGTCTTCTGGATTCATTCATGTTTAATATGACAGATGAAGAATTTACAAAACTGATGGCAAAGATGGGAATGGGAAGGAGAACTAAAATCAACTACAAGGAATTCCTGGATAAATTCCAAAGTCTGGATACGGAAGAAGGACATCCATGGTTAAATTCTATGCACAg ATATAACGAAACTAAAAACCCAACAGAGATGGCAGCTGATCAAGTCCATGACATCCTTGTAGCAAAGGCGCAGAGGAACTATTCCGACTTAGCCAAGGCATTCCGGAGTGTAGACAAACGTGGAGTGGGGGTCATCAGGAAGAGGGAATTAAGAGAACTCCTCTTTACATTCATGCTACCGATGACAAAGAAAGAGTTCGATATATTGTGGAGGAG ATATGACCCAGATAGTCGTGGATTTATTGATCACCGACACTTCCTCGCAATGATGGGACTCGGCATGGCATTTGCACCTGGTGACGATGAAGGAACCAGTCGACGAATCATAGAAGATAGTTACCAAACGCTGGACGCACATCATCAGAATCAACTCGACAAACAACGTGCTATCACAATGAACCAAGCCAAGTCAGCCCAGTATCTGTCTTCCGATCAGTTGATTCAGCAATTGAAGGATAGATTCCGGGATCACTATGCTACATTCCAGGATGCTTTCCAGAAAGCGGATAAGATGAAAGCAGGAAAGATCTCCGTTGGAGAACTCcagaaaatattgattgatCTTAACTATCTTGTAGACGATGAAACTTTCTTTGAGTTTTTAGAAAA GATTGGAATACCAAGCACACGAACTAAACTATCGTATGAACAGTTCCTGTCAGCATTCGATGAAGCACAAGAACCAAAATACAAGAAGAAAAATTTACCAGAAGTGACCGTTGAATCGTTCTCCACGCTGACTCCAGAGAAAGCCTTGAAGAAACTAAGGCGACTAGTTAGCAGTGACAAAGACATTCTACATGCT GCATTCAACTCTTTTGATCGTGAACACAGAGGGCGCCTTTCAGCTGGTGAATTCCGTCGTATCTTGGACCACTTCTGCTTCAAACTAACAGACAAGCAATTCAAAATGTTGATGACAAAAGTTAAAGTGTCTTCAGACCTTGCCATTGATTGGGTTCAGTTCTTGGACGACTTTAGTAGTGATGAAAGAACA GTTGCTGCAAATTGGTTGGAGTCTGTACAGAAAGTGTCGAAGGAGCTGTCACCAAGACCAATGTCACTTGAAGAAATTATTGGCAAACTGCAGGAAGTGGTTTCAGCTAGGGTTTACAACTTTGCTGAACGGTTCTCAGAAATTGACTATGCAAGAATCGGTGTCATAGCCAAGGAAGACTTCAGAGAAGTTTTACAGGAAAACGCTTTCAGATTACACGATGAACAG tTTGAATGTTTGTGGGAGCTCTTAGATGTCAATGAGTTTGGTAACCTTGATTATAAGAAGTTCTTAAAGAAATTCTCCAAAGTTGAAAGCAATGTCAATGGTAATCTGTATCCACAACCACCTGGTACAGCGATGTCTCGTCCAATGACAATAAGCCCACCAAGGACAGGACAGAGTAGATATGGCAGTCGAATG TCTGATTTGTTTGGCCGTCGTTCCATGACACCAATGGTGAATGCAGAGAACATAGAACGTAAACTCAAAGATAAGATTTATAAATATTGGCAAGATATTCAGAAATTATGCCGACTCAAGGACGAAGATGGAGCTGGTGAAATTGATATACTGGATTTTAGAG aTGTGATGGAACAGTTTCACCTTTACTTGCCAGTTGATGAATTCCGACAACTCATGATGAAATTTGATCTCAAAGAGAACGGAAA ATTTAACTACAATGGTTTCCTACGTCATTTTGTGCTTCACCTAAAACCTATCCAAGAAGACGAAAACGAACAGACCGACAGACTATTGAACCGTAAAAAGATTCATCCGACAAAAATGATG ATGAAAGCTGGTGATGAGAGTGAGAGTCTAATGCAAGCCATGTTGAGAATCCGGGAATGCGTACTCCAAAACTGGAAAGACATGAGACGCTCATTCCGAGGAATCGATACGACCGCTGTCGGAATAGTATCTCCACTAGAATTCCGTAATATTCTCCGGCATTACAGTATCAACCTCTCGGAAGACGAATTCTTCCATCTTATGACATTCTACGACAAAGACATGTCTGGaaaaatatcatataatgaCTTCCTTAGAGCCTACCTGAAACAGTAG